One genomic region from Candidatus Atribacteria bacterium ADurb.Bin276 encodes:
- the alsB_5 gene encoding D-allose-binding periplasmic protein precursor encodes MKKPVVKGLGVVLLVALFSLLVFGVVFAEENEKLTFGYIAFSRKDIWNNYSILAFEYAAKQKGIETIVLDPEGNLEKAVSSMEDLITKKVDGISVFTMTPELDVTMAEMSNAAGIPITFENSLPAENTPNYISCVACQYDDIGYAAGKYINEAYPGSKLFYVMGAPGMGITELYEQGLHKALDEFGKVELVSTQPTDWGAEQAMNVTQNAIQSGLEFDVIFANNEQMATGVINALKDAGLFGKVKVVATGGGPHGLEMIEKGELDATMSAPVSLQGLITFKSLYEFITKGKQPEKFIPLPIIPIFKENLAEAISWEITDENYERALNYIGGIE; translated from the coding sequence ATGAAAAAACCCGTAGTGAAGGGATTGGGTGTGGTTTTATTAGTCGCGCTCTTCTCGCTTCTTGTCTTCGGAGTTGTTTTTGCTGAAGAGAATGAAAAGCTAACCTTCGGTTATATTGCTTTTAGTAGAAAGGACATTTGGAATAATTATTCAATTTTAGCCTTTGAATACGCAGCCAAACAAAAAGGCATTGAGACTATCGTCCTTGATCCAGAAGGAAATCTGGAAAAAGCTGTTTCTTCAATGGAAGACCTCATCACTAAAAAGGTTGATGGAATATCGGTTTTCACCATGACTCCCGAATTGGATGTTACTATGGCCGAGATGTCAAACGCTGCCGGGATACCGATTACCTTTGAAAACTCGCTTCCTGCCGAAAATACCCCCAACTACATTTCCTGTGTGGCCTGCCAATATGATGATATTGGTTATGCGGCAGGGAAATATATCAATGAAGCCTATCCAGGAAGTAAACTGTTTTATGTAATGGGAGCACCAGGTATGGGAATTACCGAACTTTATGAGCAAGGACTCCATAAGGCACTCGATGAATTTGGTAAAGTAGAGCTGGTTTCAACCCAACCAACCGATTGGGGTGCTGAGCAAGCAATGAACGTTACCCAAAATGCCATTCAATCCGGTCTGGAGTTCGATGTTATTTTTGCTAATAACGAACAAATGGCAACTGGTGTTATCAATGCTTTAAAAGACGCCGGTTTATTTGGAAAGGTCAAAGTCGTTGCTACTGGTGGTGGACCACATGGTCTGGAAATGATTGAGAAGGGCGAATTAGATGCAACCATGAGTGCACCAGTTTCACTGCAAGGCTTGATTACTTTCAAGAGTCTCTATGAATTTATAACCAAAGGAAAGCAACCGGAAAAATTCATACCTCTTCCGATTATTCCAATTTTCAAGGAGAATTTAGCCGAGGCTATATCCTGGGAAATTACCGATGAAAACTATGAACGGGCTTTAAATTACATTGGTGGTATTGAATAA
- the rbsA_8 gene encoding Ribose import ATP-binding protein RbsA gives MIEAGKRDYIIQAHHIFKTFPGVKALSNVSFDLHQSEIHCIVGENGAGKSTFIKILTGSLRPDSGELMVHGKNYKYLTPYLSQTLGIQVIYQENIVVPQMTVAENVFVGREKATRFGLIRYQETIQATQKIIDSLKIHLDPEAPVEKLSPAEQQFVKIVKSLAYEPRVLIMDEPTAMFNVNDVKVVLDLVKDISQRGISVIYISHRLEEISEIADRITVFKDGQIVITHDNPDKNFDLNLLTREMVGRSVETFYKKDKNTIGEVVMEVKNLKLRRHSPTIRFNLRKGEILGIAGLVGSGRTELVRALFGMDRKVSGEVLLRGKPVNIRSPQDSIRAGIGLITEDRHKTGLALNLSVIKNTTIAGLDQYPGGILNLNQEKKDVEHFILDLDIKTPSPHQEVRFLSGGNQQKVVLARWLFKNVDILIFDEPTIGIDVNSKNEIYKLITELAKEGKSIVMVSSELPELIALSDRVLVVKNGRIITELNDQEITEENIISYAFGVTDDGQSKE, from the coding sequence ATGATAGAAGCAGGGAAAAGAGACTATATTATCCAAGCCCATCATATATTTAAAACCTTTCCAGGAGTGAAAGCTCTTTCCAATGTTTCATTTGATCTCCACCAGAGTGAGATCCATTGTATTGTTGGAGAAAATGGTGCCGGAAAATCAACCTTTATCAAAATTCTCACTGGTAGTTTACGGCCTGATAGCGGAGAACTCATGGTTCATGGTAAAAATTATAAATACCTTACTCCCTATCTTTCTCAAACCTTGGGAATTCAGGTTATTTACCAAGAGAATATTGTTGTGCCACAAATGACCGTTGCAGAAAATGTCTTTGTTGGCAGAGAAAAAGCCACTCGCTTTGGATTGATCCGCTACCAAGAGACCATTCAGGCAACTCAAAAAATCATTGACTCCTTGAAGATTCATCTAGATCCGGAAGCTCCTGTTGAAAAGCTGAGTCCTGCTGAGCAACAATTCGTAAAAATTGTGAAATCGCTTGCTTATGAGCCTCGAGTGTTAATTATGGACGAACCAACTGCTATGTTTAATGTTAATGATGTAAAAGTTGTTCTTGATTTGGTGAAAGATATCAGTCAGCGGGGGATCAGTGTAATTTATATTTCTCACCGCTTGGAGGAAATATCAGAAATTGCTGACCGGATTACTGTTTTTAAGGATGGCCAGATAGTCATCACTCATGATAATCCCGATAAGAATTTTGATTTGAATCTTCTCACTCGAGAAATGGTAGGCCGTTCAGTAGAAACGTTTTATAAAAAGGATAAGAATACTATCGGTGAAGTGGTGATGGAAGTAAAAAATTTAAAACTACGTCGTCATTCACCGACTATTCGCTTTAACCTGAGGAAAGGTGAAATATTAGGGATTGCCGGTTTAGTTGGTTCAGGACGCACTGAGTTAGTTCGGGCTCTCTTCGGGATGGATCGAAAGGTCAGTGGAGAAGTATTGCTTCGTGGCAAGCCTGTCAACATTCGTTCCCCCCAAGATTCCATACGAGCTGGAATTGGTTTGATCACTGAGGACCGACATAAAACTGGTTTAGCGCTCAATTTAAGTGTAATTAAAAACACTACAATTGCCGGTTTGGACCAATATCCTGGTGGAATTTTAAACTTAAACCAAGAAAAAAAAGATGTGGAGCATTTTATTCTTGACTTAGATATAAAAACTCCGTCACCTCATCAGGAAGTTCGATTTTTGAGCGGTGGGAATCAACAAAAAGTAGTTCTGGCTCGCTGGTTATTTAAAAACGTTGACATCCTGATTTTCGATGAACCGACAATTGGAATTGATGTTAATTCAAAGAATGAAATTTATAAACTGATAACCGAACTTGCTAAGGAAGGAAAATCGATCGTTATGGTTTCTTCCGAATTACCGGAACTTATTGCTTTGAGTGATCGGGTTTTGGTGGTAAAAAACGGAAGGATCATCACTGAGTTAAACGACCAAGAAATAACAGAAGAAAATATTATATCTTATGCTTTTGGGGTGACCGATGATGGACAATCCAAAGAGTGA